In the genome of Streptomyces racemochromogenes, one region contains:
- the paaC gene encoding 1,2-phenylacetyl-CoA epoxidase subunit PaaC, which yields MSAGTDTRTAAALALGDDALILSHRLGEWAGHAPVLEEEVALANIALDLLGQARLLLSMAGDEDELAFLREERSFRNLQLVEQPNGDFAHTIARQLYFSFYQHELYGELAAGDGPFAPLAAKAVKETAYHRDHAEQWTLRLGDGTEESGSRMRTALDALWKFTGEMFLPVEGLGLDQAAMEALEGRWLAALGDVLDRAGLALPKGPRTGAWAAGAGRQGLHTEPFGRLLAEMQHLHRSHPGASW from the coding sequence GTGAGCGCCGGCACCGACACCCGCACCGCGGCAGCCCTCGCCCTCGGCGACGACGCGCTGATCCTCTCCCACCGCCTCGGCGAGTGGGCGGGCCACGCCCCCGTCCTGGAGGAGGAGGTCGCCCTGGCCAACATCGCCCTCGACCTGCTCGGACAGGCCCGCCTGCTGCTGTCCATGGCGGGCGACGAGGACGAGCTGGCCTTCCTGCGCGAGGAGCGCTCCTTCCGCAACCTCCAGCTGGTCGAGCAGCCCAACGGGGACTTCGCCCACACCATCGCCCGCCAGCTCTACTTCTCCTTCTACCAGCACGAGCTGTACGGGGAGCTCGCCGCCGGCGACGGTCCGTTCGCCCCGCTCGCCGCCAAGGCCGTGAAGGAGACCGCCTACCACCGGGACCACGCCGAGCAGTGGACGCTGCGCCTCGGCGACGGCACCGAGGAGAGCGGTTCCCGGATGCGCACGGCGCTGGACGCCCTGTGGAAGTTCACCGGGGAGATGTTCCTGCCCGTCGAGGGACTCGGCCTGGACCAGGCCGCCATGGAGGCTTTGGAGGGCCGCTGGCTGGCCGCGCTGGGCGACGTACTGGACCGGGCGGGGCTCGCCCTGCCCAAGGGGCCGCGTACGGGCGCCTGGGCCGCCGGAGCCGGCCGCCAGGGGCTGCACACGGAGCCGTTCGGGCGGCTGCTCGCCGAGATGCA
- the paaB gene encoding 1,2-phenylacetyl-CoA epoxidase subunit PaaB — MTQNWPLWEVFVRSRRGLSHTHAGSLHAPDAEMALRNARDLYTRRNEGVSIWVVPSAEITASSPDERDPFFAPSADKPYRHPTFYDIPEGVRHL; from the coding sequence ATGACGCAGAACTGGCCCCTGTGGGAGGTGTTCGTGCGCTCGCGCCGCGGCCTCTCGCACACGCACGCGGGAAGCCTGCACGCCCCGGACGCGGAGATGGCCCTGCGCAACGCCCGCGACCTCTACACGCGGCGCAACGAGGGCGTCTCCATCTGGGTCGTGCCCTCCGCGGAGATCACCGCCTCCTCGCCGGACGAGCGGGACCCGTTCTTCGCCCCGTCCGCCGACAAGCCCTACCGCCACCCCACCTTCTACGACATCCCCGAGGGGGTGCGCCACCTGTGA
- the paaA gene encoding 1,2-phenylacetyl-CoA epoxidase subunit PaaA, translating into MVAVTPETGTSGTVDGAVDGQSADLGAQLRADFDAAVAADERVEPRDWMPDEYRASLVRQMAQHAHSEIIGMQPEANWITRAPSLRRKAILMAKVQDEAGHGLYLYSAAETLGTSRDELLDKLHSGRQKYSSIFNYPTLTWADVGAIGWLVDGAAITNQVPICRCSYGPYARAMVRICKEESFHQRQGYELLLALSQGTEAQHAMAQDAVDRWWWPSLMMFGPPDDESVHSAQAMAWKIKRHSNDELRQRFVDIAVPQAESLGLTLPDPDIKWNEERGHHDFGAIDWAEFWDVLKGNGPCNEQRISQRRTAHEEGAWVREAASAYAAKHTSTGREVQA; encoded by the coding sequence ATGGTCGCAGTGACCCCGGAAACGGGCACGTCAGGCACGGTGGACGGCGCGGTGGACGGGCAGTCCGCAGACCTCGGCGCACAGCTCCGTGCGGACTTCGACGCCGCCGTGGCGGCCGACGAGCGCGTGGAGCCCCGGGACTGGATGCCCGACGAGTACCGCGCCTCCCTGGTCCGGCAGATGGCGCAGCACGCGCACTCCGAGATCATCGGCATGCAGCCCGAGGCCAACTGGATCACCCGCGCGCCCTCGCTGCGCCGCAAGGCGATCCTCATGGCCAAGGTGCAGGACGAGGCGGGCCACGGGCTCTACCTCTACAGCGCCGCCGAGACCCTCGGCACCAGCCGCGACGAGCTGCTCGACAAGCTCCACTCGGGCAGGCAGAAGTACTCCTCGATCTTCAACTACCCCACTCTGACCTGGGCCGACGTCGGCGCCATCGGCTGGCTCGTGGACGGCGCGGCGATCACCAACCAGGTGCCGATCTGCCGCTGCTCCTACGGCCCCTACGCCCGCGCCATGGTCCGGATCTGCAAGGAGGAGTCCTTCCACCAGCGCCAGGGCTACGAGCTGCTCCTCGCCCTCTCGCAGGGCACCGAGGCCCAGCACGCCATGGCGCAGGACGCGGTCGACCGCTGGTGGTGGCCCTCGCTGATGATGTTCGGTCCGCCGGACGACGAATCGGTCCACAGCGCGCAGGCGATGGCCTGGAAGATCAAGCGCCACTCCAACGACGAGCTGCGCCAGCGCTTCGTGGACATCGCCGTCCCGCAGGCCGAGTCGCTGGGCCTGACCCTGCCCGACCCGGACATCAAGTGGAACGAGGAGCGCGGCCACCACGACTTCGGCGCCATCGACTGGGCCGAGTTCTGGGACGTCCTCAAGGGCAACGGCCCCTGCAACGAACAGCGGATCAGCCAGCGGCGCACGGCGCACGAGGAAGGCGCCTGGGTCCGCGAGGCCGCCTCCGCCTACGCCGCGAAGCACACCAGCACCGGACGAGAGGTACAGGCATGA
- a CDS encoding DUF5819 family protein gives MDSNEREPAEGALPAAAPAPPAPPRAAGIAGLSTPYRVLAALALGAVGVGACLHLGLVFLHVAPANTVGKQNARLVDGWIYPEFEQNWKLFAPNPLQQNIAVEVRAQVRTAGGELLTRDWRDLSAEDGAAIRHTLLPSHTEQNELRRAWDFFTGSHDEDNKPDGERGELAEQYLKRIAVGRLTAATPGAERIVRIQLRSATRSVAAPSWSGEKTDAQTYYRELPWWNV, from the coding sequence ATGGATTCGAACGAGCGCGAGCCTGCGGAAGGAGCCCTTCCGGCAGCCGCTCCGGCGCCGCCCGCACCGCCCCGCGCAGCCGGGATCGCGGGCCTGTCCACGCCCTACCGGGTCCTCGCGGCCCTCGCCCTGGGGGCCGTGGGCGTCGGCGCCTGCCTGCACCTCGGACTGGTCTTCCTGCACGTCGCGCCCGCCAACACCGTCGGCAAGCAGAACGCCAGGCTCGTGGACGGCTGGATCTACCCCGAGTTCGAACAGAACTGGAAGCTCTTCGCCCCCAACCCGCTCCAGCAGAACATCGCCGTGGAGGTCCGCGCCCAGGTCCGCACCGCCGGCGGGGAACTCCTCACCCGCGACTGGCGCGACCTGTCCGCCGAGGACGGCGCGGCGATCCGCCACACCCTGCTGCCGAGCCACACCGAGCAGAACGAGCTCCGCAGGGCCTGGGACTTCTTCACCGGCTCCCACGACGAGGACAACAAGCCCGACGGCGAGCGCGGGGAGCTGGCCGAGCAGTACCTGAAGCGGATCGCCGTGGGCAGGCTGACCGCCGCGACGCCGGGAGCGGAACGGATCGTACGGATCCAGCTGCGCTCGGCGACCCGGTCGGTGGCCGCGCCCTCCTGGAGCGGGGAGAAGACCGACGCCCAGACGTACTACCGGGAGCTGCCGTGGTGGAACGTGTGA
- a CDS encoding HTTM domain-containing protein — MVERVRSALARAVAKATGQALGPYQSAVVRIGFAGTWLFFLLREFPHRHELYGPDGPWSWPLAERLIASNRAFTVLMWSDSTLWFETVYALSLLASVLLVLGWRTRAASVLFMIGVLSLQNRSVFMGDGGDNVIHLMAVYLVLTRCGQVWSLDARRSRLRGSATAGAAGPVLWALLGAGFAYGVVSGHLGTLWLVFFGTLWTGTALWWLADRYEPGGERRATLDVLANLLHNAGMLVITAEVCLIYATAGWYKIQGSRWQDGTALYYPLSLDYFTPWPWLSELAASSGAVVMLLTYGTVLVQVAFPFTLFNRRVKNVLLAVMMLEHAGIAVLLGLPFFSLAMIAADAVFLPTGLLVWVGARVVAVAGGLRRWSPPRPSTVPRGCAPDPLGAPPPDPRA; from the coding sequence GTGGTGGAACGTGTGAGGAGCGCCCTCGCGCGGGCGGTCGCGAAGGCCACCGGACAGGCGCTGGGCCCCTACCAGAGCGCCGTCGTACGCATCGGCTTCGCCGGGACCTGGCTGTTCTTCCTGCTGCGGGAGTTCCCCCACCGGCACGAGCTCTACGGCCCCGACGGGCCCTGGAGCTGGCCGCTCGCCGAGCGGCTGATCGCCTCGAACCGCGCCTTCACGGTCCTGATGTGGTCGGACTCGACGCTGTGGTTCGAGACGGTGTACGCGCTCTCCCTGCTCGCGAGCGTCCTGCTGGTGCTGGGCTGGCGGACACGGGCCGCCTCGGTCCTGTTCATGATCGGGGTGCTGTCGCTGCAGAACCGCAGCGTGTTCATGGGCGACGGCGGGGACAACGTCATCCACCTGATGGCCGTCTACCTCGTGCTGACCCGCTGCGGGCAGGTGTGGTCGCTCGACGCCCGCCGGTCCCGGCTGCGCGGGTCGGCGACCGCGGGGGCCGCCGGGCCGGTGCTGTGGGCGCTGCTGGGCGCCGGGTTCGCGTACGGGGTGGTGAGCGGGCACCTCGGCACGCTCTGGCTCGTGTTCTTCGGGACCCTGTGGACCGGGACGGCACTGTGGTGGCTCGCCGACCGGTACGAACCCGGGGGCGAGCGGCGCGCGACCCTCGACGTGCTCGCGAACCTGCTGCACAACGCCGGGATGCTGGTGATCACGGCCGAGGTGTGCCTGATCTACGCCACCGCCGGCTGGTACAAGATCCAGGGCTCGCGGTGGCAGGACGGGACCGCGCTGTACTACCCGCTGAGCCTGGACTACTTCACCCCCTGGCCCTGGCTGTCGGAGCTGGCGGCGTCCAGTGGGGCGGTGGTGATGCTGCTGACGTACGGGACCGTGCTGGTGCAGGTGGCGTTCCCGTTCACGCTGTTCAACCGGCGGGTCAAGAACGTGCTGCTGGCGGTGATGATGCTGGAGCACGCCGGGATCGCGGTGCTGCTGGGGCTGCCGTTCTTCTCGCTGGCGATGATCGCCGCCGACGCGGTGTTCCTGCCGACGGGGCTGCTGGTGTGGGTGGGGGCGCGGGTCGTCGCCGTCGCCGGTGGCCTGCGGCGCTGGTCCCCGCCCCGCCCTTCCACCGTTCCCCGGGGCTGCGCCCCGGACCCCCTGGGGGCTCCGCCCCCAGACCCCCGGGCTTAG
- a CDS encoding TrmH family RNA methyltransferase: MGEQQGAGDDVQRQWRECAERSDVVLLDGFHALKHALRFGAEVLAVIADEPGRVRELAAGLAPDVEEAVARLVRQGALKELLPRTHPTGVAALAVRPGREAGRAALARMPRPAPVVLLDNPRNLGNVGAVVRLAAGFGATGVVTRGDLDPWHPNVVRAGAGLHYATTVDRLELEELPPGPVYALDPEGEDIRALALPDDALLAFGSERHGISPELRARADHLVSLPMRPQVSSYNLATSVAMTLFHWGGPKA, translated from the coding sequence ATGGGTGAGCAGCAGGGCGCCGGGGACGACGTACAGCGGCAGTGGCGGGAGTGCGCCGAGCGCAGCGACGTCGTGCTGCTCGACGGGTTCCACGCGCTGAAACACGCCCTGCGGTTCGGGGCGGAGGTGCTGGCCGTCATCGCCGACGAGCCCGGGCGGGTGCGGGAGCTCGCCGCCGGACTGGCGCCCGACGTGGAGGAGGCGGTGGCGCGGCTGGTGCGGCAGGGGGCGCTCAAGGAGCTGCTGCCCCGGACGCACCCCACCGGGGTCGCAGCGCTCGCCGTACGGCCCGGCCGGGAGGCCGGACGGGCCGCGCTGGCACGGATGCCCCGGCCCGCCCCCGTGGTGCTGCTCGACAACCCCCGCAACCTCGGCAACGTGGGCGCCGTCGTCCGCCTCGCCGCCGGCTTCGGGGCCACCGGCGTGGTGACCCGGGGCGACCTCGACCCCTGGCACCCCAACGTGGTCCGCGCGGGCGCCGGACTGCACTACGCGACCACCGTGGACCGGCTGGAGCTGGAGGAGCTCCCGCCGGGCCCGGTGTACGCGCTCGACCCGGAGGGCGAGGACATCCGTGCCCTCGCCCTCCCGGACGACGCCCTGCTCGCCTTCGGCTCCGAACGGCACGGGATCTCGCCCGAGCTGCGCGCCCGGGCGGACCACCTGGTGTCACTGCCGATGCGTCCGCAGGTGTCCAGCTACAACCTGGCCACCAGCGTGGCCATGACCCTCTTCCACTGGGGCGGCCCCAAGGCCTGA
- the paaN gene encoding phenylacetic acid degradation protein PaaN, whose amino-acid sequence MAAELTVPQLSEKHRTTLDQALDAIRSRAYWSPHPEHPKAYGESAPADGLAAFEAVRGTRFDLGQPGTDGWTGGEVSPFGPELGVEYPHVDPDVLLPAMKAGIAAWRDAGPETRALVCIEILARISARTHEFAHAVMHTSGQAFMMAFQAGGPHAQDRGLEAVAYAYEEQTRVPGQAAWSKPQGKKDPLELGKTFTAVPRGIALMIGCNTFPTWNGYPGLFASLATGNAVLVKPHPRAVLPLALTVRVAREVLAEAGFDPNLVALAVERPGEGIAKTLAVRPEIKLVDYTGSTEFGDWLETNARQAQVYTEKAGVNTVVVDSTDDYKGMLSNLAFSLSLYSGQMCTTPQNLLIPRDGIETDAGHKSYDEVVADLAASVGGLLGDDTRANALLGALVNPDVKARLEAAAGLGEVALASREVVNPEFPDAVVRTPVIVKLDAGKPDPESAYLSECFGPVSFAVAVDSTADALDLLRRTVREKGAMTVGAYTTSGDTERAIEEVCLEESAQLSLNLTGGVFVNQTAAFSDFHGSGGNPAANAALCDGAFVANRFRVVEVRRQG is encoded by the coding sequence ATGGCCGCCGAGCTCACCGTCCCCCAGCTTTCCGAGAAGCACCGGACCACCCTGGACCAGGCGCTGGATGCCATCCGCAGCCGCGCCTACTGGTCCCCGCACCCCGAGCACCCCAAGGCCTACGGGGAGAGCGCCCCGGCCGACGGGCTCGCCGCCTTCGAGGCCGTCCGCGGCACCCGGTTCGACCTCGGTCAGCCCGGCACCGACGGCTGGACCGGCGGCGAGGTCTCTCCGTTCGGCCCGGAGCTGGGCGTCGAGTACCCGCACGTCGACCCCGACGTGCTGCTCCCCGCGATGAAGGCCGGCATCGCCGCCTGGCGCGACGCCGGTCCCGAGACCCGCGCCCTGGTCTGCATCGAGATCCTCGCCCGCATCTCCGCCCGCACCCACGAGTTCGCGCACGCGGTCATGCACACCAGCGGCCAGGCCTTCATGATGGCCTTCCAGGCGGGCGGCCCCCACGCGCAGGACCGCGGCCTGGAGGCGGTGGCCTACGCGTACGAGGAGCAGACCCGGGTTCCCGGACAGGCCGCCTGGTCGAAGCCGCAGGGCAAGAAGGACCCGCTGGAGCTCGGCAAGACCTTCACGGCCGTGCCGCGCGGCATCGCGCTGATGATCGGCTGCAACACCTTCCCCACCTGGAACGGCTACCCGGGCCTGTTCGCCTCCCTGGCCACCGGCAACGCCGTCCTGGTCAAGCCGCACCCGCGCGCCGTGCTGCCTCTGGCACTGACCGTGCGGGTGGCCCGCGAGGTCCTGGCCGAGGCGGGCTTCGACCCGAACCTGGTGGCCCTGGCCGTCGAGCGGCCCGGCGAGGGCATCGCCAAGACCCTGGCCGTCCGCCCCGAGATCAAGCTCGTCGACTACACCGGTTCGACCGAGTTCGGCGACTGGCTGGAGACCAACGCCCGCCAGGCCCAGGTCTACACGGAGAAGGCAGGCGTCAACACGGTCGTCGTCGACTCCACCGACGACTACAAGGGCATGCTCTCCAACCTGGCGTTCTCCCTCTCCCTGTACAGCGGCCAGATGTGCACCACCCCGCAGAACCTGCTGATCCCCCGCGACGGCATCGAGACCGACGCCGGCCACAAGTCCTACGACGAGGTCGTCGCCGACCTCGCCGCCTCGGTCGGCGGGCTGCTGGGCGACGACACCCGCGCCAACGCCCTGCTGGGCGCGCTGGTCAACCCGGACGTCAAGGCCCGGCTGGAGGCCGCGGCCGGCCTCGGCGAGGTCGCGCTGGCCTCCCGCGAGGTGGTCAACCCCGAGTTCCCCGACGCGGTCGTGCGCACCCCGGTGATCGTGAAGCTGGACGCCGGCAAGCCGGACCCGGAGTCGGCCTACCTGTCCGAGTGCTTCGGCCCGGTCTCCTTCGCGGTGGCGGTGGACTCCACGGCGGACGCCCTCGACCTGCTGCGCCGTACGGTGCGGGAGAAGGGCGCGATGACCGTGGGCGCGTACACCACGTCCGGGGACACCGAGCGGGCGATCGAGGAGGTCTGCCTGGAGGAGTCGGCGCAGCTGTCGCTGAACCTGACGGGCGGGGTCTTCGTGAACCAGACCGCGGCCTTCTCCGACTTCCACGGCTCCGGCGGCAACCCGGCCGCCAACGCGGCGCTGTGCGACGGCGCCTTCGTCGCCAACCGCTTCCGCGTGGTGGAGGTCCGCCGCCAGGGCTAG
- a CDS encoding 3-hydroxyacyl-CoA dehydrogenase translates to MTAIERARTVAVIGAGTMGQGIAQVALLAGHPVRLYDSVPERAREAVQTVAGRVERLVAKGRLDRAEADDAVGRLDAAGTLTGLASAALVIEAIVEDVTVKRELFAALEGVVSPDALLATNTSSLSVTELAAGLAHPGRFLGLHFFNPAPLLPLVEVVSGHATDPDAAESAYRTVLGWGKTPVRCADTPGFIVNRIARPFYAEAFAVYEERGADPATIDAVLRESGGFRMGPFQLTDLIGQDVNEAVTRSVWDSFFRSPKFTPSLAQRRLVQAGRLGRKSGHGWFSYAEDAQAPAPHTAGPEEAPEKVTVVGDLGPAAVLADLMEEAGIAVTATGHGGPYIQLPGEGQLVLADGKTSVEFADVVYFDLALDYRDATRIALSASADTSERTLAEAVGLFQKLGKEVSVIGDVPGMIVARTVAMLIDLTADAVARGVASAQDIDTAMRLGVNYPLGPAEWHDRLGRDWAYDLLHHLDERCPGGRYAPSLALFKLGYEAGEDEDGEEEGTE, encoded by the coding sequence ATGACAGCAATCGAGCGGGCTCGCACTGTGGCGGTCATCGGCGCCGGAACCATGGGCCAGGGCATCGCCCAGGTCGCTCTCCTCGCAGGTCATCCCGTACGCCTCTACGACTCCGTGCCCGAGCGGGCCCGCGAGGCCGTCCAGACCGTGGCCGGCCGGGTCGAGCGGCTCGTCGCCAAGGGACGGCTGGACCGGGCCGAGGCCGACGACGCCGTCGGCCGGCTCGACGCCGCCGGGACCCTGACCGGACTCGCCTCCGCCGCCCTGGTGATCGAGGCGATCGTCGAGGACGTCACCGTCAAGCGCGAGCTGTTCGCGGCCCTCGAAGGAGTGGTTTCGCCGGACGCGCTGCTGGCGACCAACACCTCCTCCCTCTCCGTCACCGAGCTCGCCGCCGGCCTCGCGCACCCGGGCCGCTTCCTCGGCCTGCACTTCTTCAACCCGGCCCCGCTGCTCCCCCTCGTCGAGGTGGTCAGCGGCCACGCGACCGACCCGGACGCCGCCGAGAGCGCGTACCGCACGGTCCTGGGCTGGGGGAAGACGCCGGTCCGCTGCGCCGACACCCCCGGCTTCATCGTCAACCGGATCGCCCGCCCCTTCTACGCCGAGGCCTTCGCGGTGTACGAGGAGCGGGGCGCCGACCCCGCGACCATCGACGCCGTGCTGCGCGAGAGCGGCGGCTTCAGGATGGGGCCCTTCCAGCTGACCGACCTGATCGGCCAGGACGTCAACGAGGCCGTCACCCGCTCCGTCTGGGACTCCTTCTTCCGGAGCCCCAAGTTCACCCCCTCGCTCGCCCAGCGCCGCCTGGTCCAGGCGGGTCGCCTCGGCCGGAAGTCCGGCCACGGCTGGTTCTCCTACGCCGAGGACGCGCAGGCCCCCGCCCCGCACACGGCCGGCCCCGAGGAAGCGCCGGAGAAGGTCACCGTCGTCGGCGACCTGGGCCCGGCCGCCGTGCTGGCCGACCTCATGGAGGAGGCCGGGATCGCGGTCACCGCCACGGGGCACGGGGGCCCGTACATCCAGCTGCCCGGGGAGGGCCAGCTGGTGCTCGCGGACGGCAAGACCTCGGTCGAGTTCGCCGACGTCGTCTACTTCGACCTCGCGCTCGACTACCGCGACGCCACCCGGATCGCGCTGTCCGCCAGCGCGGACACCAGCGAGCGCACCCTCGCCGAGGCGGTCGGCCTGTTCCAGAAGCTCGGCAAGGAGGTCTCCGTCATCGGAGACGTCCCGGGCATGATCGTGGCCCGTACCGTCGCGATGCTGATCGACCTCACCGCCGACGCCGTGGCGCGCGGGGTGGCCTCCGCGCAGGACATCGACACCGCGATGCGGCTCGGCGTGAACTACCCGCTCGGCCCCGCCGAATGGCACGACCGGCTCGGCCGCGACTGGGCGTACGACCTGCTGCACCACCTCGACGAACGGTGTCCGGGCGGCCGCTACGCGCCGTCGCTGGCCCTGTTCAAGCTGGGCTACGAGGCCGGCGAGGACGAGGACGGGGAAGAGGAGGGGACCGAGTGA
- a CDS encoding TetR/AcrR family transcriptional regulator: protein MTTARRDTYTPETLLSVAVQVFNERGYDGTSMEHLSKAAGISKSSIYHHVAGKEELLHRAVSRALDGLFGILEEPGAVRGRAVARVEYVTRRTVEVLVAELPYVTLLLRVRGNTRTERWALERRREFDHQVAELLKAAAADGDLRADVDIRLATRLLFGMVNSLVEWYRPHPGTTPDQLADAVVSMALDGLRTKAA from the coding sequence GTGACCACGGCCAGGCGGGACACCTACACCCCGGAGACGCTGCTGTCCGTCGCCGTGCAGGTCTTCAACGAGCGCGGCTACGACGGCACCTCGATGGAGCACCTCTCCAAGGCCGCCGGGATCTCCAAGTCCTCGATCTACCACCACGTCGCGGGCAAGGAGGAGCTCCTCCACCGCGCCGTCAGCCGGGCCCTGGACGGACTGTTCGGGATCCTGGAGGAGCCGGGCGCCGTACGCGGCCGCGCGGTCGCGCGCGTCGAGTACGTCACGCGCCGCACGGTCGAGGTCCTGGTCGCGGAACTGCCGTACGTCACCCTGCTGCTGCGGGTGCGCGGCAACACCCGCACCGAGCGCTGGGCCCTGGAGCGCCGCCGCGAGTTCGACCACCAGGTCGCGGAGCTCCTCAAGGCGGCCGCCGCCGACGGGGACCTGCGCGCCGACGTGGACATCCGGCTCGCCACCCGCCTGCTGTTCGGCATGGTGAACTCGCTGGTCGAGTGGTACCGGCCGCATCCCGGCACCACCCCCGACCAGCTCGCCGACGCGGTGGTCAGCATGGCCCTGGACGGCCTGCGCACCAAGGCCGCGTAA
- a CDS encoding Lrp/AsnC family transcriptional regulator: MPDEQMAGAGSAPVPPGGAPSGPPVPPRPLDPIDRSIMRLLQADGRASIRSVAEQVHVSRANAYARINRLIDDGVIRGFTARVNHERAGQGASAYITLKIVQNSWRTVREKLRELPGAAHIALVSGDFDVLLLVHTPDNRTLRELVLTRLQAIPEVLSTRTLLVFEETDLLDPGPSGGPALAED, translated from the coding sequence ATGCCGGATGAACAAATGGCCGGAGCGGGTTCCGCACCGGTCCCACCGGGGGGCGCACCTTCAGGCCCACCGGTACCGCCGCGCCCCCTGGATCCCATCGACCGTTCGATCATGCGGTTGCTCCAGGCGGACGGCCGCGCGTCGATACGGTCCGTGGCGGAGCAGGTGCACGTCTCCCGGGCCAACGCCTACGCGCGGATCAACCGGCTGATCGACGACGGGGTGATCCGCGGCTTCACCGCCCGGGTCAACCACGAGCGCGCGGGTCAGGGCGCGTCCGCGTACATCACGCTGAAGATCGTCCAGAACTCCTGGCGGACGGTGCGCGAGAAGCTGCGGGAGCTGCCGGGGGCGGCGCACATCGCGCTGGTCAGCGGGGATTTCGACGTGCTGCTGCTGGTCCACACGCCGGACAACCGCACGCTGCGGGAACTGGTGCTGACCCGCCTCCAGGCCATCCCGGAGGTGCTGTCCACGCGCACGCTGCTGGTGTTCGAGGAAACGGATCTGCTGGACCCGGGCCCGTCCGGCGGCCCCGCCCTCGCGGAGGACTGA
- the pdhA gene encoding pyruvate dehydrogenase (acetyl-transferring) E1 component subunit alpha — MTVQELPGAGAPHRVTPPPAWRPRMEAAPLLPDPEPYRVLGTPAAEELDPALMRRYYAELVRGRRYNAQATALTRQGRLAVYPSTVGQEAAEIAAALVLEEQDWLFPSYRDTLAAVARGLDPVQALTLLRGDWHTGYDPREHRIAPLCTPLATQLPHAVGLAHAARLRGDAVVALAMVGDGGTSEGDFHEALNFAAVWQAPVVFLVQNNGFAISVPLAKQTAAPTLAHKAVGYGMPGRLVDGNDVAAMHEVLTEAVKRARTGGGPTLIEAVTYRMEAHTNADDATRYRTDAEVEAWKAHDPVQLLERELTARGILDEEGIREARDAAEAMAADLRERMNADPVTDPMDLFAHVYAEQTGRLREQAAMLRAELEAEGE; from the coding sequence ATGACGGTCCAAGAGCTGCCCGGTGCCGGTGCGCCGCACCGTGTCACCCCGCCGCCCGCCTGGAGGCCCCGCATGGAGGCCGCCCCCCTGCTGCCGGACCCCGAGCCCTACCGGGTGCTGGGCACTCCGGCGGCGGAGGAGCTCGATCCGGCGCTCATGCGCCGGTACTACGCCGAGCTCGTCCGGGGCCGCCGCTACAACGCGCAGGCCACCGCGCTGACCCGACAGGGCCGTCTCGCCGTGTACCCCTCCACCGTCGGGCAGGAGGCCGCCGAGATCGCGGCCGCGCTGGTCCTGGAGGAGCAGGACTGGCTCTTCCCGAGCTACCGCGACACCCTCGCGGCCGTGGCGCGCGGACTGGACCCCGTACAGGCCCTGACGCTGCTGCGCGGCGACTGGCACACCGGGTACGACCCCCGCGAGCACCGCATAGCCCCCCTGTGCACCCCCCTCGCCACCCAGCTGCCGCACGCGGTGGGCCTGGCGCACGCCGCGCGGCTGCGCGGCGACGCGGTCGTCGCGCTCGCCATGGTCGGCGACGGCGGCACCAGCGAGGGCGACTTCCACGAGGCGCTGAACTTCGCGGCCGTCTGGCAGGCCCCGGTGGTCTTCCTCGTCCAGAACAACGGCTTCGCGATCTCCGTCCCGCTCGCCAAGCAGACCGCCGCGCCCACCCTCGCCCACAAGGCCGTGGGCTACGGCATGCCCGGCCGGCTGGTCGACGGCAACGACGTCGCCGCGATGCACGAGGTCCTCACCGAGGCGGTGAAGCGGGCCCGCACGGGCGGCGGACCGACCCTGATCGAGGCCGTCACCTACCGGATGGAGGCCCACACGAACGCCGACGACGCCACCCGCTACCGCACCGACGCCGAGGTCGAGGCCTGGAAGGCGCACGACCCGGTACAGCTGCTGGAGCGCGAGCTGACCGCGCGCGGGATCCTCGACGAGGAAGGCATCCGGGAGGCGCGCGACGCGGCCGAGGCGATGGCGGCGGACCTGCGCGAGCGGATGAACGCCGATCCCGTGACGGACCCGATGGACCTCTTCGCACACGTCTACGCGGAGCAGACCGGCCGGCTGCGCGAGCAGGCCGCCATGCTGCGCGCCGAGCTGGAAGCGGAGGGAGAGTGA